In Ascaphus truei isolate aAscTru1 chromosome 7, aAscTru1.hap1, whole genome shotgun sequence, one genomic interval encodes:
- the LOC142499406 gene encoding olfactory receptor 8D1-like translates to MARGMEQKNLTLTSFIFAGISDSSEMQVAIFVLVLLIYMITLGGNITILLLIFKDPLLHTPMYFFLCNLSFLDIMYTTVTLHRILFSFISGDNSISFSECFAQLYFFMSLVGIELLILTAMSYDRYVAICNPLRYPVVMTSKVCIVLATVCWVLGFTDTLPFTYIVYRFSCYISNVINHFFCDLLALMKLSCNNTSLLEHTILIEAVFSGLTPFLLTLISYIYIISTILRIRSATGRHKAFYTCSSHLTVVILFYVTLSCLYLRPTSMFSLDSDKLFSLVYTAIVPMFNPLIYSLKNKDVKSALRRALKQYKVLQVEI, encoded by the coding sequence ATGGCAAGAGGGATGGAGCAGAAAAATCTAACGTTGACGTCTTTCATCTTTGCTGGTATTTCTGACTCCTCAGAGATGCAAGTGGCAATTTTCGTCCTGGTTTTGCTCATTTATATGATAACTCTTGGTGGAAACATAACCATTTTATTACTGATCTTCAAGGACCCTCTGCTGCATACTCCAATGTACTTCTTCCTATGCAACCTGTCCTTCCTGGATATTATGTACACCACGGTCACTCTTCATAGGATCCTGTTTTCATTTATTTCTGGGGATAACAGTATTTCATTTTCAGAATGTTTTGCACAGTTATATTTTTTTATGTCCTTGGTAGGCATAGAGTTGTTGATACTAACAGCCATGAGTTATGATCGATATGTTGCCATCTGTAACCCCTTGCGTTATCCAGTGGTCATGACCAGTAAAGTCTGTATTGTGTTGGCCACTGTTTGCTGGGTCCTGGGTTTTACAGACACTCTGCCGTTTACTTATATAGTTTACAGATTCTCATGCTATATATCCAATGTGATTAATCACTTTTTCTGTGATCTCCTTGCTCTTATGAAGCTTTCCTGTAACAACACGTCACTGCTGGAGCATACAATCTTAATTGAAGCTGTGTTTTCAGGTCTCACTCCTTTTCTGCTTACCTTAATCTCGTACATTTACATAATTAGCACAATATTGAGGATCCGATCTGCCACTGGGAGACATAAAGCCTTTTACACGTGCTCCTCACACCTTACAGTTGTAATTCTCTTCTATGTGACCCTTTCATGCTTGTACCTGAGACCAACGTCAATGTTCTCATTGGATTCCGATAAGCTTTTTTCCCTTGTATATACTGCCATTGTTCCCATGTTCAACCCATTGATTtacagtttgaaaaataaagatgtAAAGTCTGCTCTGAGGCGGGCATTAAAACAGTATAAAGTATTACAGGTAGAGATTTAG